A window of Candidatus Eisenbacteria bacterium genomic DNA:
CCATCCCTGAGAACGCCCCGGTGAGCTCCGGAGGACGTCGGCCCGATGGGCGCGGCATCTGCGGTGAGGACATTCAGGTCTCCATGGCGAAAGGGTTCGTCCCGAAACGGCAAGCCACATGCCATCGGGCACATAGCCCCTCGCTCCGTCGCGGCGCAGTCACTGGGCGGGCATAAGTGGCGTTTCGCCTTGACGCTAGGGCCTTTGGGCTCCTAACGTCCGCGTCCCCGCTGCCCCATGGACCCCCGCGGCCCGCACGCTCCGTCTGGTTCCAGTGGGTGGAAACGAGGAGCCCGTCGTGGAAAAGCCCCAAAACGCGATCGAGATCGAGCTCGGCGAGCGCGAAGCCGAAGGCATCTATTCCAACCTGGTGTTCATCGCGCATTCCGCCTCGGAGGTGATCCTGGACTTTGCCCGCGCGCTGCCGGGACTCCCCAAGGCCAAGGTCTACGCGCGCGTGATCCTGACGCCTCAGCACGCCAAGTCCCTGCTCATGGCGCTGGAGCAGAACCTCAAGAACTATGAGAATCAGTTCGGAGTCATCAAGGTCCCCGGCGGCGAAACCAAGAAAGAACTGGGCTTCAACTCCTGAGTCTCATGGGCCAACCCTCGTTCACGCTCGTCCTTCATAGCCATCTGCCGTGGGTATTGCATCACGGACGCTGGCCGCACGGCGTCGACTGGCTCAACGAGGCCGCGGCGGAGACCTATCTCCCGCTGTGGCGCTTGCTCGAGAAGCGCGCGCGCTCGGGCCAACCGCTGGGCGTGGCTCTGGGACTCACGCCGGTCTTGTGCGAGCAGCTCGCCCATCCCGACTTCACCAAGGAGTTCGCCACCTACCTCGAGACCAAGCTCGAGGCCGCCCGCGAGGACCGCGCCGCGCTCTCCCGCACCGGAGAGAGCGAGATGGCGGCGCTGGCGGAGCGGTG
This region includes:
- a CDS encoding DUF3467 domain-containing protein yields the protein MEKPQNAIEIELGEREAEGIYSNLVFIAHSASEVILDFARALPGLPKAKVYARVILTPQHAKSLLMALEQNLKNYENQFGVIKVPGGETKKELGFNS